Part of the Aquamicrobium lusatiense genome is shown below.
ATCATCGATTTCGTGGATACCGCCGACGAGGCTTGGGAGATCATCAGGAAATTCTACAGGCTTTGAGGCCTTACGTCATTTCCTTCATATCGGCGGCGGCGGGGCTTTCCCGCCGGTCTTCCGCAACATATGGCCTCGGCCGGTGAACGAGTGTCACCAGCACGACGGATATGATCATCAGCAGATACCACGATCCGAGCTTGCCCAGCGAAACCGGCACCCATGCGTCGTGCTGGTTGGGATAAAGCCATGCCCGGGACCATGTGCCTATGTTCTCCGCGATCCAGATGAACAGCGCCGTCAGCAGGAAGGCGACCAGCAGCGGCATCTTATGCCGGAAGCGGAAAACGCGGTAATGCATGGTCGTGCGCCAGTAGAGCGCGAAGGTGGCCGCAAACAGCAGCCAGCGAATGTCCCACAGGAAGTGGTGGGAGAAGAAGTTGACGTAGATGGCCCCGGCCAGGACGACGGTCGTCCATAGCGGCGGATAGTGGTTCAGCCGGATGTCGAAAATGCGGTTGATTCGCGCCATGTAGGAGCCGACGGCGGCGTACATGAAGCCTGAAAACAGCGGAACGCCGCCGATCCGGAAGAAATTCGCTTCGGGATAGACCCATGAGCCGGCATGGGTCTTGAACACTTCCATTGCCGTGCCAACGACGTGGAAGATGAGAATGACCTTGGCCTCCTCCCATGCCTCGAGCCTGAAGATCAGCATCGCGAGCTGGATGAGAATGGCGGACAGGAACAGGAAATCGTAGCGGGTGACGAGCCCGGCATCCCCTTCGGGCCACAGCCAGCGGGTCAGGATCAGCAGCCCCAGCATCGCGCCGCCGAAAAGGCAGGCCCACGCCTGTTTCAGCCCGAACACGAGAAATTCAATGAGCGCATCGCTGATGCGATGACGCGGCAGGCCGGCGAGGAAGCGATGCGCTGCCGCGTCAATGCGTTTCTCAAGACCCGTGAAATGCCTATCTG
Proteins encoded:
- a CDS encoding DUF817 domain-containing protein, which produces MQPDRHFTGLEKRIDAAAHRFLAGLPRHRISDALIEFLVFGLKQAWACLFGGAMLGLLILTRWLWPEGDAGLVTRYDFLFLSAILIQLAMLIFRLEAWEEAKVILIFHVVGTAMEVFKTHAGSWVYPEANFFRIGGVPLFSGFMYAAVGSYMARINRIFDIRLNHYPPLWTTVVLAGAIYVNFFSHHFLWDIRWLLFAATFALYWRTTMHYRVFRFRHKMPLLVAFLLTALFIWIAENIGTWSRAWLYPNQHDAWVPVSLGKLGSWYLLMIISVVLVTLVHRPRPYVAEDRRESPAAADMKEMT